A genomic stretch from Pseudomonas sp. MUP55 includes:
- a CDS encoding DUF748 domain-containing protein, with product MPKGLIRALGALLTALALYSLLGFLILPGIALRIANQQLANYATVPARIERIELNPFSLELTLWGLKIGEPGKEQLGFARLYANLQIDSLWTRALHLADVQLEQPKTELLFDKSGQLNLAQLFKLPASEPTPTDPDAKPFPLRIDSIKLAGGYVHFEDLRPSEPIEFLYDKLDFELKNLSTLPEDNADMTLVAAGPAGGQIDWKGNFSLVPITSQGSLKVTDGKMKAWWPYVRDALPLVLEDGVLNFSTDYTFSLAKETELNLTNTTASIAPFAIKAPDGRPLARLERLDVSETTVDLAKQKVVIGKIRSNKLETWAAREADGQLDWQKLFASQPAKPAKAPEPASAPATADSPEAKPTAPNKPWQVLLKDVQLRNYQVHLADRQANPAVALELGPLNVDVQNFDSLNQSPFTLKADTGLGKQGKIQAAGEVNLNPVSAKLKVNTQDIDLRVAQSYISPFIRLELRSGMLGSNLDVNLKSTEPLALQITGRAQVDQLHTLDTLKSRDFLKWQRLVLEGVNYQHGDSLSIDKVNLLQPYARFMINDDRTTNIDDLLIPQPADNGAKSSAKPAASKDKPLGIRIGQIAINDGSANFADFSLTPNFATAIQQLNGQIGTIDSRQAKPASVDIKGKVDRYAPVTIKGSVNPFDPMAALDIATSFKRVELTTLTPYSGKFAGFRIRKGRLNLDLHYMITKGQLKAENKVVVEQLQLGEKVDSADAVDLPIRLAIALLKDSDGKISIELPVTGDLNNPQFSVMPIVWQTLRNLVVRAATAPFKFIGGLVTGGGSEDLGNVSFAAGSSELNKDAEGALNTLAKALKERPALRLEIEGTAAASSDGPFLAAQRLEREYQYNYYKILQRRGDKVPAQASLLVVPEKEKAPLLEGIYRTRLKQQPPAEWKDLGNDERTAKLKDGVIKFWSGSDVLLRQLGQDRASTIKDYLVDKAQLEDDRVYFIDAQLGQAEKDGRVVTPMHLDAE from the coding sequence ATGCCCAAAGGATTGATCCGCGCCCTAGGCGCCTTGTTGACCGCCCTGGCGTTGTACAGCTTGCTGGGCTTTCTGATTCTTCCGGGCATCGCCCTTCGCATTGCCAACCAGCAGTTGGCCAACTACGCGACGGTACCGGCGCGTATCGAGCGTATCGAGCTCAACCCGTTCAGCCTGGAGCTGACGTTATGGGGCCTGAAAATAGGTGAGCCGGGTAAAGAACAGCTGGGTTTCGCGCGCCTCTATGCCAACCTGCAGATCGACAGCCTCTGGACCCGCGCCCTGCACCTGGCCGATGTGCAGTTGGAACAACCCAAGACCGAATTGCTCTTCGACAAATCCGGCCAACTGAACCTGGCGCAGCTGTTCAAGTTGCCTGCGAGCGAGCCCACCCCGACCGATCCCGACGCCAAGCCCTTCCCGCTGCGTATCGACAGCATCAAGCTGGCGGGTGGTTATGTGCACTTCGAGGACCTGCGTCCCAGCGAACCCATCGAATTTCTCTACGACAAACTCGACTTCGAGCTGAAGAACCTCAGCACCTTGCCGGAAGATAACGCCGACATGACATTGGTGGCCGCTGGCCCCGCAGGCGGGCAGATCGACTGGAAAGGCAATTTCAGCCTGGTGCCGATCACCTCCCAAGGATCACTGAAAGTCACCGACGGCAAAATGAAAGCCTGGTGGCCGTATGTGCGCGATGCCTTGCCGTTGGTGCTCGAGGACGGCGTGCTCAATTTCAGCACCGACTACACCTTCAGCCTGGCCAAAGAAACCGAACTGAACCTGACCAACACCACCGCCAGCATCGCGCCTTTTGCGATCAAGGCGCCGGACGGCCGACCATTGGCACGCCTGGAGCGGCTGGACGTCAGCGAGACCACGGTGGACCTCGCCAAGCAGAAGGTGGTGATCGGCAAGATACGCAGCAACAAACTGGAAACCTGGGCGGCCCGCGAAGCCGACGGGCAGCTGGACTGGCAGAAGCTGTTCGCCAGCCAACCCGCCAAGCCGGCCAAGGCGCCGGAGCCTGCCTCTGCCCCCGCAACCGCCGATTCGCCTGAAGCGAAACCGACCGCGCCGAACAAACCCTGGCAAGTACTGCTCAAGGACGTGCAACTGCGCAACTATCAGGTGCACCTGGCCGACCGCCAGGCCAATCCTGCGGTAGCGCTGGAGCTGGGCCCGCTGAACGTTGACGTGCAGAATTTCGACAGCCTCAACCAGAGCCCTTTTACCTTGAAGGCCGACACCGGCCTGGGCAAGCAAGGCAAGATCCAGGCAGCCGGCGAGGTCAACCTCAATCCGGTCAGCGCCAAGCTGAAAGTGAACACCCAGGACATTGACCTGCGTGTCGCCCAGTCCTACATCAGCCCGTTCATCCGCCTGGAACTGCGCAGCGGCATGCTGGGCAGCAACCTGGATGTAAACCTCAAAAGCACCGAACCGCTGGCCCTTCAGATCACAGGCCGTGCACAAGTGGATCAACTGCACACGCTCGACACCCTCAAGTCACGGGATTTCCTCAAGTGGCAGCGCCTGGTGCTGGAAGGCGTGAACTACCAGCACGGCGACAGCCTGTCGATCGACAAGGTCAACCTGCTGCAACCCTATGCGCGCTTCATGATCAACGATGACCGCACCACCAACATTGACGACCTGCTGATTCCGCAGCCCGCCGACAACGGTGCCAAGTCTTCCGCCAAGCCGGCAGCGAGCAAAGACAAGCCGCTGGGTATCCGCATCGGGCAGATCGCGATCAACGACGGCTCGGCCAATTTCGCCGACTTCAGCCTCACGCCCAACTTCGCCACCGCGATTCAACAGCTCAACGGCCAGATCGGCACCATCGACAGCCGCCAAGCCAAACCGGCCAGCGTCGACATCAAGGGCAAGGTGGATCGCTACGCGCCGGTGACCATCAAAGGCAGCGTGAACCCGTTTGACCCAATGGCGGCGCTGGACATCGCAACCAGCTTCAAACGTGTCGAGCTGACCACCCTGACGCCGTATTCGGGCAAATTCGCGGGCTTTCGCATCCGCAAAGGTCGCTTGAACCTGGACTTGCATTACATGATCACCAAAGGCCAGCTGAAGGCAGAGAACAAGGTGGTGGTCGAGCAATTGCAACTGGGTGAGAAGGTCGACAGCGCCGACGCCGTGGACTTGCCGATTCGCTTGGCCATTGCCCTGCTCAAGGACAGCGACGGCAAGATCTCCATCGAACTGCCGGTGACCGGTGATTTGAACAACCCCCAATTCAGCGTGATGCCCATTGTGTGGCAAACCTTGCGTAACCTGGTGGTGCGCGCAGCGACGGCGCCGTTCAAGTTTATTGGCGGGCTGGTGACCGGTGGAGGCTCGGAAGACCTGGGCAATGTCTCGTTTGCTGCAGGCTCGAGCGAACTGAACAAAGACGCCGAGGGCGCCCTCAACACGCTGGCCAAGGCGCTCAAGGAACGCCCCGCCCTGCGCCTGGAAATCGAAGGCACCGCCGCTGCCAGCAGTGACGGCCCATTCCTGGCTGCGCAACGGCTTGAGCGTGAGTACCAGTACAACTACTACAAGATCCTGCAGCGTCGCGGCGATAAAGTCCCGGCTCAGGCGTCATTGCTTGTCGTGCCGGAGAAAGAAAAGGCGCCGTTGCTGGAAGGCATCTACCGTACCCGCCTGAAACAGCAGCCACCGGCCGAATGGAAAGACCTGGGTAACGATGAGCGCACCGCCAAGCTCAAGGATGGCGTGATCAAGTTCTGGAGTGGCAGCGACGTGCTTCTGCGCCAACTGGGCCAGGACCGAGCCAGTACCATCAAGGACTACCTGGTGGATAAGGCCCAGCTGGAAGACGACCGCGTGTACTTCATTGATGCGCAGCTGGGGCAGGCTGAGAAGGATGGTCGGGTCGTTACGCCGATGCACTTGGATGCCGAGTAA
- a CDS encoding BON domain-containing protein, which produces MKKFALATATALTLAMGANVAFAQTSQAPMTLAAGEATQAKESVSDTWITTKVKADLLTEKGIPGSDIKVETNKGVVSLSSDVAISDSQKATAVAITKKIKGVTAVSADGLLAGGATKADGIDKTKGAAHNAGEATSDTWITTKVKADLVTEKGIPGTDIKVETNKGVVSLSSPTAVTAAQKETAVAITKKIKGVKAVSADGLKAE; this is translated from the coding sequence ATGAAGAAGTTCGCTCTCGCTACTGCTACCGCTCTGACTCTGGCCATGGGTGCTAACGTAGCCTTTGCTCAGACTTCCCAGGCCCCTATGACTCTGGCGGCCGGTGAAGCTACCCAAGCTAAAGAAAGCGTTTCGGATACTTGGATCACCACCAAAGTCAAAGCTGACCTGCTGACTGAAAAAGGCATCCCAGGTTCGGACATCAAGGTTGAAACCAACAAAGGCGTGGTTTCCCTGTCTTCCGATGTCGCTATCTCTGATTCGCAGAAAGCCACCGCTGTAGCGATCACCAAGAAAATCAAAGGTGTGACTGCAGTTTCTGCAGACGGCCTGCTGGCTGGCGGCGCTACCAAGGCTGACGGCATCGACAAAACCAAAGGCGCAGCCCATAACGCTGGAGAGGCGACTAGCGACACCTGGATCACCACCAAAGTGAAGGCTGACCTGGTTACCGAGAAAGGTATTCCTGGCACCGACATCAAGGTTGAAACCAACAAGGGCGTAGTGTCCCTGTCGTCCCCAACCGCAGTGACCGCCGCGCAGAAAGAAACTGCTGTAGCGATCACCAAGAAAATCAAAGGCGTTAAAGCTGTATCGGCTGACGGCCTGAAAGCAGAGTAA
- the pnp gene encoding polyribonucleotide nucleotidyltransferase, which yields MNPVIKKFQFGQSTVTLETGRIARQASGAVLVTVDDDVTVLVTVVGAKTADPSKGFFPLSVHYQEKTYAAGKIPGGFFKREGRPSEKETLTSRLIDRPIRPLFPEGFMNEVQVVCTVVSTSKKTDPDIAAMIGTSAALAISGIPFDGPIGAARVAFHESTGYLLNPTYEQQKASSLDMVVAGTSEAVLMVESEAKELTEDQMLGAVLFAHDEFQVVINAVKELAAEAAKPTWTWAPQPEATALLGAIRSEFGAAISDAYTITVKADRYARLGELKDQVVAKLSGEEGQPSSSEVKAAFGEIEYRTVRENIVNGKPRIDGRDTRTVRPLNIEVGVLPKTHGSALFTRGETQALVVATLGTARDAQLLDTLEGEKKDPFMLHYNFPPFSVGECGRMGGAGRREIGHGRLARRSIAAMLPAADVFPYTIRVVSEITESNGSSSMASVCGASLALMDAGVPMKAPVAGIAMGLVKEGEKFAILTDILGDEDHLGDMDFKVAGTAKGVTALQMDIKIKGITEEIMEIALGQALEARLNILGQMNQIIGQSRTELSENAPTMIAMKIDTDKIRDVIGKGGATIRAICEETKASIDIEDDGSIKIFGETKEAAEAARQRVLGITAEAEIGKIYVGKVERIVDFGAFVNILPGKDGLVHISMLSDARVEKVTDILKEGQEVEVLVLDVDNRGRIKLSIKDVAAAKASGV from the coding sequence GTGAACCCGGTTATCAAAAAATTCCAGTTCGGTCAGTCGACCGTTACCCTCGAGACAGGCCGTATCGCCCGTCAAGCCTCCGGCGCAGTGCTGGTTACCGTTGACGACGACGTTACCGTATTGGTGACCGTGGTTGGCGCCAAGACCGCTGACCCGAGCAAAGGCTTTTTCCCTCTGTCCGTTCACTACCAGGAAAAAACTTACGCTGCCGGTAAGATCCCTGGCGGTTTCTTCAAGCGCGAAGGCCGTCCTTCCGAGAAAGAAACCCTGACTTCCCGACTGATCGACCGTCCGATCCGTCCGCTGTTCCCAGAAGGCTTCATGAACGAAGTGCAGGTTGTCTGCACCGTCGTCTCCACCAGCAAAAAGACCGATCCGGACATCGCTGCAATGATCGGTACTTCGGCTGCCCTGGCCATCTCCGGCATTCCTTTCGATGGCCCGATCGGCGCAGCTCGCGTGGCTTTCCACGAAAGCACCGGCTACCTGCTGAACCCGACTTACGAGCAGCAGAAAGCTTCGAGCCTGGACATGGTCGTTGCCGGTACCTCCGAAGCCGTCTTGATGGTTGAATCGGAAGCCAAAGAGCTGACCGAAGACCAGATGCTGGGCGCCGTACTGTTTGCTCACGACGAGTTCCAGGTTGTGATCAACGCCGTCAAGGAACTTGCCGCCGAAGCGGCCAAGCCAACCTGGACCTGGGCTCCACAGCCAGAAGCCACCGCACTGCTGGGCGCCATCCGCTCCGAGTTCGGCGCTGCCATCTCCGACGCTTACACCATCACCGTCAAGGCCGACCGTTACGCTCGCCTGGGCGAGCTGAAGGATCAGGTCGTGGCCAAGCTGTCCGGTGAAGAAGGCCAGCCTTCCTCCAGCGAAGTCAAAGCGGCTTTCGGCGAAATCGAATACCGCACCGTTCGCGAAAACATCGTTAACGGCAAACCTCGCATCGACGGTCGCGACACCCGCACCGTTCGCCCGCTGAACATCGAAGTCGGCGTTCTGCCGAAGACTCACGGTTCGGCGCTGTTCACCCGTGGTGAAACTCAGGCACTGGTTGTCGCGACGCTGGGTACTGCCCGTGACGCACAACTGCTGGACACCCTGGAAGGCGAGAAGAAAGACCCGTTCATGCTGCACTACAACTTCCCTCCGTTCTCGGTGGGCGAGTGTGGTCGCATGGGTGGCGCTGGTCGTCGCGAAATCGGTCACGGCCGTCTGGCCCGTCGTTCGATTGCAGCGATGCTGCCGGCCGCCGACGTGTTCCCTTACACCATCCGTGTGGTGTCGGAAATCACCGAGTCCAACGGTTCCAGCTCCATGGCTTCCGTGTGCGGTGCTTCCCTGGCGCTGATGGACGCTGGCGTGCCGATGAAGGCGCCGGTTGCCGGTATCGCCATGGGTCTGGTTAAAGAAGGCGAGAAGTTCGCCATCCTGACCGACATCCTGGGTGACGAAGACCACCTGGGCGACATGGACTTCAAAGTAGCCGGTACCGCCAAAGGCGTCACCGCGCTGCAGATGGACATCAAGATCAAGGGCATCACCGAAGAGATCATGGAAATCGCCCTGGGCCAAGCCCTGGAAGCGCGCCTGAACATCCTCGGCCAGATGAACCAGATCATTGGTCAGTCGCGTACCGAGCTGTCGGAAAATGCTCCGACCATGATCGCGATGAAAATCGACACCGACAAAATCCGTGATGTCATCGGTAAAGGTGGCGCGACCATTCGTGCGATCTGTGAAGAAACCAAGGCTTCGATCGACATCGAAGACGACGGTTCGATCAAGATCTTCGGCGAAACCAAGGAAGCGGCTGAAGCTGCACGCCAGCGCGTCCTGGGTATCACCGCTGAGGCCGAGATCGGCAAGATCTATGTCGGTAAGGTTGAGCGCATCGTCGACTTCGGCGCATTCGTCAACATCCTGCCGGGCAAAGACGGTCTGGTTCATATCTCCATGCTGAGCGACGCTCGCGTTGAGAAAGTGACCGACATTCTCAAAGAAGGCCAGGAAGTGGAAGTGCTGGTACTGGACGTGGACAACCGCGGTCGTATCAAACTGTCCATCAAGGACGTAGCAGCAGCCAAGGCTTCGGGCGTTTAA
- the rpsO gene encoding 30S ribosomal protein S15 — MALDVQEKAQIVADYQQAVGDTGSPEVQVALLTHNINKLQGHFKANGKDHHSRRGLIRMVNQRRKLLDYLKGKDLGRYQTLIGRLGLRR; from the coding sequence ATGGCTCTCGACGTTCAAGAAAAAGCACAAATCGTAGCTGACTATCAGCAAGCTGTTGGTGACACTGGTTCGCCAGAAGTGCAAGTTGCACTGCTGACCCACAACATCAACAAACTGCAAGGTCACTTCAAGGCCAACGGTAAAGACCACCACTCCCGTCGTGGTCTGATCCGCATGGTAAACCAGCGCCGTAAGCTGCTGGACTACCTGAAAGGCAAGGATCTGGGTCGTTATCAGACTCTGATCGGTCGCCTGGGTCTGCGTCGCTAA
- the truB gene encoding tRNA pseudouridine(55) synthase TruB: MAQVKRIRRNVSGIILLDKPIGFTSNAALQKVRWLLNAEKAGHTGSLDPLATGVLPLCFGEATKFSQYLLDSDKGYETLMQLGKTTTTADAEGDVLQVRDVTVGRADIEAALPAFRGQISQIPPMYSALKRDGQPLYKLARAGEVVEREPRSVTIARLELLACEGDTARLAVDCSKGTYIRTLVEDIGEQLGCGAYVAELRRTQAGPFTLAQTVTLEELEAVHAEGGNEAVDRFLMPSDSGLLDWPLLHFSEHSAFYWLNGQPVRAPDAPKFGMVRVQDHNGRFIGIGEVSEDGRIAPRRLIRSE; this comes from the coding sequence GTGGCTCAGGTCAAACGTATCCGCCGTAACGTCAGTGGCATCATTCTGCTCGACAAGCCCATTGGCTTTACCTCCAATGCCGCGTTGCAGAAGGTTCGCTGGCTGCTCAATGCCGAAAAGGCCGGGCACACCGGCAGCCTCGATCCCTTGGCCACCGGCGTGCTGCCGTTGTGCTTTGGCGAGGCCACCAAGTTCTCGCAATACCTGCTCGACTCCGACAAGGGTTACGAAACCCTGATGCAACTGGGCAAGACCACCACCACGGCCGACGCCGAAGGTGATGTTCTGCAGGTTCGCGATGTGACCGTTGGTCGTGCCGATATCGAAGCGGCCTTGCCCGCTTTTCGTGGTCAAATCAGCCAGATACCGCCGATGTACTCGGCGCTCAAGCGTGATGGGCAGCCTCTTTACAAGCTGGCGCGTGCGGGTGAAGTGGTGGAGCGTGAACCGCGTTCTGTTACTATTGCCCGGCTGGAATTGCTCGCCTGTGAAGGCGACACTGCCCGATTGGCAGTGGACTGCAGCAAAGGCACCTATATCCGTACCCTGGTGGAGGATATTGGTGAGCAACTGGGCTGCGGCGCATATGTTGCCGAACTGCGACGTACACAAGCCGGACCTTTCACCCTGGCCCAGACGGTCACGCTGGAAGAGCTCGAAGCGGTGCACGCCGAAGGCGGCAACGAAGCGGTTGATCGCTTCCTGATGCCATCGGACAGCGGTTTGCTGGATTGGCCATTGCTGCACTTCTCGGAACACAGCGCGTTCTACTGGCTCAACGGCCAGCCGGTACGCGCCCCGGATGCCCCGAAGTTCGGCATGGTGCGAGTACAGGATCATAACGGTCGCTTTATCGGTATCGGTGAAGTGAGCGAAGACGGGCGCATCGCGCCGCGTAGACTGATTCGGTCAGAATGA
- the rbfA gene encoding 30S ribosome-binding factor RbfA, whose amino-acid sequence MAKEYSRTQRIGDQMQRELAQLIRREVKDPRVGLVTITAVEVSRDVGHAKIFITVMGQDNSEEIAQSIKVLNSAAGFLRMQLAREMKLRSVPQLHFHYDESVVRGAHLSALIERAVAEDSQHPSTPEDAKE is encoded by the coding sequence ATGGCAAAAGAATACAGCCGTACCCAACGTATCGGCGATCAGATGCAGCGCGAACTGGCCCAACTGATCCGTCGCGAAGTCAAAGACCCGCGCGTTGGCCTGGTCACTATCACTGCCGTTGAAGTGAGCCGTGACGTGGGTCACGCCAAAATCTTCATCACTGTGATGGGGCAGGACAATAGCGAAGAAATCGCGCAAAGCATCAAGGTGCTCAACTCCGCCGCAGGTTTCCTGCGCATGCAGTTGGCCCGCGAAATGAAGTTGCGCAGCGTTCCGCAGTTGCACTTCCACTACGACGAAAGCGTCGTGCGTGGTGCGCACCTGTCGGCGCTGATCGAGCGCGCCGTGGCTGAAGACAGCCAGCATCCCTCCACACCTGAAGACGCCAAGGAGTAA
- the infB gene encoding translation initiation factor IF-2, with translation MTQVTVKQLADEVKTPVERLLQQMREAGLPHTAADEGVSDSEKQSLLTHLKSSHKAKVEEPRKITLQRKTTSTLRVAGSKSISVEVRKKKVFVQRSPEEIEAERKRELEERRAVENAARQKAEEEAKRRAEEEARRQPAAAQPANTEAVAASVEAVREAAPVAAAPAPAADARKRDEPRRPDKPRADDNNRRGGGGDGERKNAPHRASVKEKAPAPRVAPRTTDEESDGFRRGGRGKAKLKKRNAHGFQSPTGPVVRDVQIGETITVGDLANQMSVKAAEIIKFMFKLGTPATINQVLDQETAQLVAEELGHKVTLVSDTALEDSLAESLKFEGETFSRAPVVTVMGHVDHGKTSLLDYIRRAKVAAGEAGGITQHIGAYHVETERGMVTFLDTPGHAAFTAMRARGAKATDIVILVVAADDGVMPQTIEAVQHAKAAGVPLVVAVNKIDKPGADLDRIRSELSVHGVTSEEWGGDTPFVSVSAKVGTGVDELLEAVLLQAEVLELKATPSAPGRGVVVESRLDKGRGPVATVLVQDGTLRQGDMVLVGSNYGRVRAMLDENGKPIKEAGPSIPVEILGLDGTPDAGDEMSVVADEKKAREVALFRQGKFREVKLARAHAGKLENIFENMGQAEKKTLNIVLKSDVRGSLEALNGALNGLGNDEVQVRVVGGGVGGITESDANLALASNAVLFGFNVRADAGARKIVEQEGLDMRYYNVIYDIIEDVKKALTGMLGSDVRENILGIAEVRDVFRSPKFGAIAGCMVIEGTVYRNRPIRVLREDIVIFEGELESLRRFKDDASEVRAGMECGIGVKSYNDVKPGDKIEVYEKVQVARSL, from the coding sequence ATGACGCAAGTCACGGTGAAACAACTGGCCGATGAGGTCAAAACACCGGTAGAGCGCCTGTTGCAGCAGATGCGTGAGGCAGGTCTGCCGCACACCGCCGCCGATGAAGGTGTGAGCGATAGTGAGAAGCAGTCTTTGCTGACTCACTTGAAGAGCAGCCACAAGGCGAAAGTGGAAGAACCGCGCAAGATTACATTGCAGCGCAAAACCACCAGCACCCTGCGTGTTGCGGGTAGCAAGAGCATCAGCGTTGAAGTACGCAAGAAGAAAGTCTTCGTACAGCGCAGCCCGGAAGAAATCGAAGCCGAGCGCAAACGCGAACTTGAAGAGCGTCGCGCGGTAGAAAATGCTGCTCGTCAGAAGGCTGAAGAAGAAGCCAAGCGTCGCGCCGAAGAAGAAGCGCGTCGCCAGCCTGCTGCTGCGCAACCTGCTAACACTGAAGCGGTTGCCGCTTCTGTTGAAGCTGTGCGTGAGGCCGCTCCGGTGGCTGCCGCACCTGCTCCGGCAGCAGATGCCCGCAAGCGCGACGAGCCTCGTCGCCCGGACAAGCCACGTGCCGACGATAACAATCGTCGCGGTGGTGGTGGCGATGGTGAGCGTAAAAACGCTCCACATCGTGCCTCGGTCAAAGAAAAAGCGCCTGCTCCACGCGTTGCCCCACGTACCACCGACGAAGAAAGCGATGGCTTCCGTCGTGGTGGTCGCGGCAAGGCCAAGCTGAAAAAACGCAACGCCCACGGTTTCCAGAGCCCAACCGGCCCTGTCGTGCGTGATGTGCAGATCGGCGAGACCATCACCGTTGGCGATCTTGCCAATCAGATGTCGGTCAAGGCTGCTGAAATCATCAAGTTCATGTTCAAACTGGGTACCCCGGCGACCATCAACCAGGTGCTTGATCAGGAAACTGCTCAGCTCGTGGCTGAAGAGTTGGGCCACAAAGTGACCCTGGTCAGCGACACCGCCCTGGAAGATTCCCTGGCCGAGTCCCTGAAGTTTGAAGGTGAAACGTTCTCCCGCGCGCCAGTTGTGACCGTAATGGGCCACGTTGACCACGGTAAGACATCCCTGCTCGACTACATCCGTCGTGCCAAGGTAGCCGCTGGCGAAGCCGGTGGTATCACCCAGCACATCGGTGCGTACCACGTTGAAACCGAGCGCGGCATGGTCACTTTCCTCGACACCCCAGGTCACGCCGCGTTTACCGCAATGCGTGCACGTGGTGCCAAGGCAACTGACATCGTGATCCTGGTCGTTGCAGCGGACGATGGCGTGATGCCGCAGACCATTGAAGCTGTCCAGCACGCCAAGGCCGCTGGTGTTCCACTGGTTGTTGCAGTGAACAAGATCGACAAGCCGGGCGCCGATCTCGATCGCATCCGTAGCGAGCTGTCGGTTCACGGCGTGACTTCCGAAGAGTGGGGCGGTGATACGCCGTTCGTTTCGGTCTCGGCCAAAGTCGGTACTGGCGTGGACGAGCTGCTCGAAGCGGTCCTGCTGCAAGCTGAAGTACTCGAACTGAAAGCCACTCCATCGGCTCCAGGTCGTGGCGTTGTGGTTGAATCGCGTCTCGACAAAGGTCGCGGCCCGGTAGCAACCGTACTGGTTCAAGACGGTACCCTGCGCCAAGGCGACATGGTGCTGGTCGGTTCGAACTATGGCCGTGTACGTGCCATGCTCGACGAGAACGGCAAGCCAATCAAGGAAGCCGGTCCTTCCATCCCTGTCGAGATCCTCGGCCTGGACGGTACCCCGGACGCTGGCGACGAGATGAGCGTGGTTGCCGACGAGAAGAAAGCCCGTGAAGTGGCTCTGTTCCGTCAAGGCAAGTTCCGCGAAGTCAAACTGGCTCGTGCTCACGCCGGCAAGCTGGAAAACATCTTCGAGAACATGGGCCAGGCAGAGAAGAAGACGCTTAACATCGTCCTCAAATCTGACGTACGTGGCTCCCTCGAAGCGTTGAACGGCGCCTTGAACGGCCTGGGTAACGACGAAGTGCAAGTGCGCGTTGTCGGTGGCGGTGTCGGTGGTATCACCGAATCCGACGCCAACCTGGCACTGGCTTCCAACGCTGTACTGTTCGGCTTCAACGTGCGTGCCGATGCTGGCGCTCGCAAGATCGTCGAGCAGGAAGGCCTGGACATGCGTTACTACAACGTCATCTACGACATCATCGAAGACGTCAAGAAGGCCCTTACCGGCATGCTTGGCAGCGACGTCCGGGAGAACATCCTGGGTATCGCCGAGGTGCGTGACGTGTTCCGCTCGCCGAAATTCGGCGCGATTGCCGGCTGCATGGTTATCGAAGGTACCGTGTACCGCAACCGTCCTATCCGTGTGCTGCGTGAAGACATCGTTATCTTCGAAGGCGAGCTGGAATCCCTGCGCCGCTTCAAGGATGACGCTTCCGAAGTACGTGCCGGCATGGAGTGCGGTATTGGTGTCAAGAGCTACAACGACGTCAAGCCTGGCGACAAGATCGAAGTCTACGAGAAGGTTCAGGTTGCTCGCAGCCTCTAA